The Ancylobacter sp. WKF20 genome contains a region encoding:
- a CDS encoding ABC transporter permease, producing the protein MRTKCPPAVALVCLGLFLLCCLFVPRFATLGNIENVLRVAAILCIVACGQAIVIILGGIEFSFGASVALSSVVTVMTLPTAGPIGGLVAGGATVIGIGAVNGWLVGRMGLPPVIVTLGTLMMASGTAAWLVGGLPLDAPPSAVFSWPARGRVLGIPVSILTAMLACLALHLLLAHGRIGRLWYHVGANPPAARLAGIDVARITLLGYVVAGAFCAVGAIILTSRVASGQPALAPNLAFETIAACAIGGLPLSGGRGHVLQVVFGVLTVAMLNNAVVLINLPVAWQLVLLGLAVLASVGLQKDWGALKRLAGRADR; encoded by the coding sequence CCGGCGGTGGCGCTGGTCTGCCTCGGCCTGTTCCTGCTGTGCTGCCTGTTCGTGCCGCGCTTCGCCACTCTCGGTAATATCGAGAACGTGCTGCGCGTCGCCGCCATCCTTTGCATCGTCGCCTGCGGGCAGGCAATCGTCATCATTCTCGGCGGCATCGAGTTCTCGTTCGGTGCTTCCGTGGCGCTCTCCAGCGTCGTGACCGTAATGACGCTGCCCACTGCCGGGCCGATCGGGGGTCTGGTCGCAGGCGGCGCGACCGTCATCGGCATCGGCGCAGTGAATGGCTGGCTGGTCGGGCGCATGGGGCTGCCGCCGGTCATCGTCACCCTCGGCACGCTGATGATGGCGTCCGGCACGGCCGCCTGGCTGGTCGGCGGCCTGCCGCTTGATGCCCCGCCTTCCGCCGTCTTCTCTTGGCCGGCGCGTGGCCGCGTCCTCGGCATTCCCGTCTCGATCCTCACGGCCATGCTCGCCTGCCTCGCGCTGCATCTGCTGCTGGCCCACGGCCGGATCGGGCGGCTCTGGTACCATGTCGGCGCCAATCCGCCGGCCGCCCGGCTCGCCGGGATCGATGTCGCCCGCATCACCCTGCTCGGCTACGTGGTTGCCGGCGCCTTCTGCGCCGTCGGAGCCATCATCCTGACGAGCCGCGTCGCCTCCGGCCAGCCGGCCCTCGCACCAAATCTGGCCTTCGAGACCATCGCAGCCTGCGCCATTGGCGGCCTGCCGCTGTCGGGCGGGCGGGGGCATGTGCTGCAGGTCGTGTTCGGCGTGCTCACCGTCGCCATGCTCAACAACGCCGTGGTTCTCATCAACCTGCCCGTCGCCTGGCAATTGGTGCTGCTCGGCCTCGCAGTGCTGGCGTCGGTCGGCCTGCAGAAGGACTGGGGCGCGCTGAAGCGCCTCGCCGGGAGGGCCGACCGATGA
- a CDS encoding ABC transporter permease yields MRPLSDSGARFLVAPASILAASALFGLATPGFLTLDNGLSIAGQLWILALLAVGQMFALTVRGFDISVGAVAALSGTLGVMAANAFGLPALLLAVPVGLACGTVNGWLVGRARFQPIVATLGTVLAVKGLALLVTGDGQVVPLAAGDTAGLAFDTVLGLPPLGWTSLACIFFAHLLLRHLVLGRRLLMLGSNPEAVALVGGSPWRIEMRAYQLCGAFAGLAGALMAARAGAGLPTEGAGMELQSIAAAVIGGTALAGGRANVWAVLAGAAFVQVVLTGLNLSGVSPFFAQIAVGAVIIASGLMDRGLRVLLSRLSRTFQQKGTFQ; encoded by the coding sequence ATGAGGCCCCTCAGCGATAGCGGCGCCCGGTTCCTCGTCGCGCCCGCCTCTATTCTGGCGGCATCGGCTCTGTTCGGCCTCGCCACGCCCGGCTTCCTGACGCTCGACAACGGACTGAGCATTGCCGGCCAGCTCTGGATCCTCGCCCTGCTGGCGGTCGGGCAGATGTTTGCCCTCACCGTGCGCGGTTTTGACATCTCGGTCGGCGCGGTCGCCGCCTTGTCGGGAACGCTCGGCGTGATGGCGGCGAACGCCTTCGGTTTGCCGGCGCTGCTTCTTGCCGTGCCGGTCGGCCTCGCTTGCGGCACCGTGAATGGCTGGCTGGTCGGCCGTGCCCGCTTTCAGCCGATTGTCGCCACGCTCGGCACGGTGCTGGCGGTGAAGGGCCTCGCGCTTCTCGTCACCGGTGACGGACAGGTGGTGCCCCTTGCGGCGGGGGACACGGCCGGGCTGGCCTTCGACACGGTGCTCGGCCTGCCCCCCCTCGGCTGGACTTCTCTCGCCTGCATCTTCTTCGCGCATCTGCTGCTTCGCCACCTGGTCCTTGGCCGGCGCCTCCTGATGCTCGGCTCGAACCCGGAAGCGGTCGCGCTGGTCGGCGGGTCTCCCTGGCGCATCGAAATGCGCGCCTACCAGCTCTGCGGCGCCTTCGCCGGGCTCGCTGGTGCGCTGATGGCGGCCCGCGCCGGCGCAGGTCTGCCGACCGAGGGCGCCGGCATGGAACTGCAATCCATCGCTGCGGCGGTAATCGGCGGCACCGCTCTGGCGGGCGGACGCGCCAATGTGTGGGCGGTGCTGGCCGGTGCGGCCTTCGTCCAGGTGGTGCTCACCGGTCTGAACCTGTCCGGCGTCTCGCCCTTCTTCGCCCAGATCGCCGTCGGCGCCGTGATCATCGCCTCAGGACTGATGGACAGGGGCCTGCGCGTCCTTCTTTCCCGCCTTTCCAGAACCTTCCAACAAAAAGGGACATTCCAATGA
- a CDS encoding TMAO reductase system protein TorT, whose translation MKLFRAASLAALLLSTACAPALAAEPVIGVSVPNLGSSFWISVLYGVDTAAKADQAKLVTLSAGGDANSSQQISQIQDLIQRKVDAIIVGATNGDAVKAIVERAVAAGIPVVGISSPPNTDKLAAMVSADHYDMGKLQAECLAKAIGGKGEVAMMAGPSGQAWSDLRAQGFKDTLAKVAPNVKIVAESRLADNRNAALTTADDWIQRFPDLSGVYSATDDMAAGVVSALKSAGKGSVKVSASNLSPTAQQMLKDGDLACTSIQQIVAQGRAALDQAVAAATKGKVEAKVVTPAVLVTPDNVGSIDLSLVVAPADYRP comes from the coding sequence ATGAAGCTGTTCCGTGCCGCTTCTCTCGCCGCCCTGCTCCTGTCGACGGCCTGCGCGCCGGCCCTCGCCGCCGAACCCGTCATCGGGGTCTCAGTCCCAAATCTCGGCTCGTCCTTCTGGATTTCCGTGCTGTACGGCGTCGATACCGCCGCCAAGGCCGACCAGGCGAAACTCGTCACGCTGAGCGCCGGCGGCGATGCCAATTCGAGCCAGCAGATCTCGCAGATCCAGGATCTGATCCAGCGCAAGGTCGATGCGATCATCGTTGGCGCCACCAATGGCGACGCGGTGAAGGCGATCGTCGAGCGGGCGGTAGCCGCCGGCATTCCCGTGGTCGGCATCTCCTCGCCGCCCAACACGGACAAGCTCGCCGCCATGGTCAGCGCCGACCATTACGACATGGGCAAGCTTCAGGCCGAGTGCCTGGCCAAGGCGATCGGCGGCAAGGGCGAGGTGGCGATGATGGCCGGCCCGAGCGGCCAAGCCTGGTCGGACCTGCGGGCGCAGGGCTTCAAGGACACCCTGGCCAAGGTGGCACCGAACGTGAAGATCGTCGCGGAGTCGCGCCTCGCCGACAACCGCAACGCCGCACTGACCACCGCCGACGACTGGATCCAGCGCTTCCCGGACCTCTCCGGCGTCTACAGCGCCACCGACGACATGGCGGCCGGTGTGGTCTCCGCGCTCAAGAGCGCCGGCAAGGGTTCGGTGAAGGTGTCGGCCTCCAACCTCTCGCCCACCGCCCAGCAGATGCTGAAGGACGGTGATCTCGCCTGCACCTCGATCCAGCAGATCGTGGCGCAGGGCAGGGCGGCGCTCGATCAAGCGGTCGCCGCCGCGACCAAGGGCAAGGTGGAAGCGAAGGTGGTCACACCCGCCGTGCTTGTCACGCCGGACAATGTCGGCAGCATCGACCTCAGCCTCGTCGTCGCCCCCGCCGACTATCGGCCCTGA
- a CDS encoding polysaccharide deacetylase family protein: MLPSHDRFAYSPITARPDFSWPDGKRLAVYVALCVEHFSYGSGLGLAYSPGLSHPNSYNWGWREYGNRVGGWRLIELFEEYGLPLTVLLNSACYDHCPELVAAHRRRGDEIVAHGRTNSEHQNGMDEASERAIIAEVTARIREAEGAPPAGWMSPGAHPSARTEDLLAQAGYGYTLDWPIDDQPVWMATKGGPLLAMPYPHEVNDVPMVVLHDGTATAFADMAIDNLEEMLAQSERQSLVYGITIHSFIVGQPFRLRQFRRVMEALARHRDRIWFTTAGACAQHYATLFPAPGDLSTQGTQS, translated from the coding sequence ATGCTGCCGTCCCATGACCGCTTCGCCTATTCGCCCATCACCGCCCGGCCGGACTTCTCCTGGCCGGACGGCAAGCGCCTCGCCGTCTATGTCGCGCTGTGCGTGGAGCATTTCTCCTATGGCTCCGGGCTCGGCCTCGCCTATTCGCCGGGGCTCAGCCATCCGAATTCCTACAATTGGGGCTGGCGCGAATATGGCAACCGCGTCGGCGGCTGGCGGCTGATCGAACTGTTCGAGGAGTATGGCCTGCCGCTGACCGTGCTGCTCAACAGCGCCTGCTACGACCATTGCCCGGAACTCGTCGCCGCCCACCGCCGACGCGGCGACGAGATCGTCGCCCATGGCCGCACCAATTCCGAGCACCAGAACGGCATGGATGAGGCGAGCGAGCGCGCGATCATCGCCGAGGTGACGGCCAGAATCCGTGAAGCCGAGGGCGCGCCCCCCGCCGGCTGGATGAGCCCCGGCGCGCATCCGAGTGCGCGCACCGAGGATCTGCTGGCGCAGGCCGGCTACGGCTACACGCTGGACTGGCCGATCGACGACCAGCCGGTGTGGATGGCGACAAAGGGCGGCCCGCTGCTCGCCATGCCCTATCCGCACGAGGTCAACGACGTGCCCATGGTGGTGCTGCATGACGGCACCGCCACCGCCTTCGCCGACATGGCCATCGACAATCTCGAGGAGATGCTGGCGCAATCCGAGCGCCAGTCGCTCGTCTACGGCATCACCATTCACAGCTTCATCGTCGGCCAGCCCTTCCGCCTCCGGCAGTTCCGCAGGGTGATGGAGGCGCTGGCCCGCCATCGCGACCGCATCTGGTTCACCACGGCGGGCGCCTGCGCGCAGCATTACGCGACGCTGTTTCCCGCCCCCGGCGATCTTTCCACGCAAGGCACGCAGTCATGA
- a CDS encoding aspartate dehydrogenase, which yields MSATTDHSRGVRRVAIAGLGAVGLRVAEALDQGLPGCTLVAVSAHDRMRAAERLAHLRRPVPVVPVEELEALADIVVESAPAALLPAIAEPFLRAGKTVIVLSSGAILSHQELVELARTHGGQIVVPTGALLGLDAVTAAAEGDIRSVRMITRKPVKGLVGAPYLVEHDIAIDDITEPLRVFDGTPREAAIGFPANLNVAVALALAGIGPDRTRLEIWADPALTRNTHTIEVDADSASFTMSIANIPTDNPKTGRITALSVISYLRKLNAPLRVGS from the coding sequence ATGTCGGCCACCACCGATCACAGTAGGGGCGTGCGTCGCGTCGCCATCGCCGGCCTCGGCGCGGTCGGCCTGCGCGTCGCTGAGGCCCTCGACCAGGGCCTGCCCGGCTGCACACTCGTCGCGGTCTCCGCCCATGACCGTATGCGCGCGGCCGAGCGGCTGGCGCATCTGCGGCGCCCGGTGCCCGTCGTGCCGGTCGAGGAACTGGAGGCACTCGCCGACATCGTTGTCGAATCCGCGCCGGCGGCGCTGCTGCCAGCCATCGCCGAACCCTTCCTCAGGGCGGGTAAGACGGTGATCGTGCTCTCCTCCGGGGCGATCCTCTCGCATCAGGAACTCGTCGAACTCGCTCGTACCCATGGCGGGCAGATCGTGGTGCCGACCGGCGCCCTACTGGGGCTCGACGCCGTGACGGCGGCGGCGGAGGGTGACATCCGCTCGGTGCGCATGATCACCCGCAAGCCGGTGAAGGGCCTCGTCGGGGCGCCCTATCTGGTCGAGCACGACATCGCCATTGACGACATCACCGAGCCGCTGCGCGTCTTCGACGGCACGCCGCGCGAGGCGGCCATCGGCTTCCCCGCCAATCTCAACGTCGCCGTGGCGCTGGCGCTGGCCGGCATCGGGCCGGACCGTACCCGGCTGGAGATCTGGGCCGACCCCGCGCTCACCCGCAACACTCACACGATCGAGGTCGACGCGGATTCGGCGAGCTTCACCATGTCGATCGCCAATATCCCCACCGACAACCCCAAGACCGGGCGCATCACCGCGCTCTCGGTCATCTCGTACCTGCGAAAGCTGAACGCGCCGCTGCGGGTCGGGTCGTAG
- a CDS encoding SDR family oxidoreductase — MDLQLNGRAALVLGAGGGLGRAIARTLAAEGARVALADIDTDALKATQAEVEAGGGAALPLLWNIADIEACDGHVAAIEAALGPVDILVNNTGGPPPSPAHGVAPADWEAQFRAMVLSVIHLTDRVLPNMRARKWGRIVTSTSSGVVAPIPNLGVSNALRSTLVGWSKTLAREVAGDGITANIILPGRIATARIRFLDEQKAKREGRPVDEIIAESTGSIPVGRYGTPEEYADAVAFLASARAAYITGSVIRVDGGYLPNI; from the coding sequence ATGGATCTGCAACTGAACGGACGCGCGGCGCTGGTTCTCGGCGCCGGCGGCGGGCTCGGCCGTGCCATTGCCCGGACATTGGCGGCGGAAGGGGCAAGGGTCGCCCTCGCCGACATCGATACCGACGCGCTGAAGGCCACGCAGGCCGAGGTTGAAGCCGGCGGAGGGGCCGCGCTGCCACTGCTGTGGAACATCGCCGACATCGAGGCCTGCGACGGCCACGTCGCGGCGATCGAGGCGGCGCTCGGGCCGGTCGACATTCTCGTCAACAACACGGGCGGCCCGCCGCCGAGCCCCGCACACGGCGTCGCGCCGGCAGACTGGGAAGCGCAGTTCCGCGCCATGGTGCTGTCGGTCATCCATCTCACCGATCGCGTGCTGCCGAACATGCGGGCGCGCAAATGGGGCCGCATCGTCACCTCCACCTCTTCCGGCGTGGTGGCGCCAATCCCCAATCTCGGCGTGTCCAACGCGCTGCGCTCCACCCTTGTCGGCTGGTCGAAGACGCTGGCGCGCGAGGTGGCGGGCGACGGCATCACCGCCAACATCATCCTGCCCGGCCGCATCGCCACCGCCCGCATCCGCTTCCTCGACGAGCAGAAGGCCAAGCGCGAGGGCCGGCCGGTCGACGAGATCATCGCCGAGAGCACGGGCTCCATCCCCGTCGGGCGCTACGGCACGCCGGAGGAATATGCCGATGCCGTCGCCTTTCTCGCCAGCGCCCGCGCCGCCTACATCACCGGCTCGGTGATCCGCGTCGACGGCGGCTATCTGCCGAACATCTGA
- a CDS encoding RraA family protein: protein MTTTDNAPALTPAQKADIRQRYLAVDTSNVADVLDTLGFMDQSLSADFAPYPAHNNRIAGWAYTIRGQKTPYPLGGDAEKMKACHGVGPDEITVWSGDGEGVCYFGELIALGMKERGSVGAVIDGGIRDIRWIGEHGFPVFARYRTPTQSIGRWKVNAWQIPVVMRGATSRTVKVCPGDFLLGDEDGVIVIPAGVVETVLVEAERLTRTEVAIRAELASGLSLADALAKYGHV from the coding sequence ATGACCACCACGGACAACGCGCCGGCCCTCACCCCGGCGCAGAAGGCCGATATCCGCCAGCGCTACCTTGCCGTCGACACCTCGAACGTCGCCGACGTACTCGACACGCTCGGCTTCATGGACCAGAGCCTTTCCGCCGATTTCGCACCCTATCCCGCGCACAACAACCGCATTGCCGGCTGGGCCTACACGATCCGCGGCCAGAAGACCCCCTATCCGCTCGGCGGCGACGCCGAGAAGATGAAGGCCTGCCACGGCGTCGGCCCGGACGAGATCACCGTGTGGAGCGGCGACGGCGAGGGCGTGTGCTATTTCGGCGAGCTGATCGCCCTCGGCATGAAGGAGCGCGGCAGCGTCGGCGCGGTGATCGACGGCGGCATTCGCGACATACGCTGGATCGGCGAGCACGGCTTTCCGGTCTTCGCGCGCTACCGCACGCCGACCCAGTCGATCGGTCGCTGGAAGGTAAATGCCTGGCAAATTCCGGTGGTCATGCGCGGCGCCACCAGCCGCACCGTCAAGGTTTGCCCGGGCGACTTCCTGCTCGGCGACGAGGATGGCGTGATCGTCATTCCGGCCGGCGTGGTTGAGACCGTGCTCGTCGAGGCCGAGCGCCTCACCCGCACCGAGGTCGCCATCCGTGCTGAACTGGCCAGCGGCCTCTCGCTTGCCGATGCGCTGGCGAAGTACGGTCACGTCTGA
- a CDS encoding amidase family protein, with translation MPESLDDLAADLATGRTDSVQLVESALERARASDAVFITLMAETALADAHAARQRWTQGRPLSRHDGIPIAWKDLFDIAGTRTSAGSRTRDEVPPATVDAPVVAATRRLGFIPIGKTNLSEFAFSGLGANPHFGTPTADLPGSARMPGGSSSGSAVAVQRAIVSAAVGTDTAGSVRVPAAFTGCVGYKASQARYDMAGVFPLAGSLDSLGPLASCVADCVTMDAAMRGVAPRLLPLTPPQFVVDDSILDDPAVTAPVRAHVEDVLARVSSYAPIRRQRVEAWHRAREAITTLGWLGAYEARQLHIDTLTGPKRALVDARVLSRLDGAAHISAEAAAELVAIRAREMQRLRAELAGSMLILPTVKHTAPLLAPLEADAARFAEVNVATLALTMIASFLDMPGVALPTGFTADGLPLSTHLCALSGQDDHVLAHAKWLEQILLR, from the coding sequence ATGCCCGAGAGCCTCGACGACCTCGCCGCCGATCTCGCCACCGGCCGGACCGATTCGGTCCAGCTCGTCGAGAGCGCGCTGGAGCGGGCGCGGGCCTCCGACGCCGTGTTCATCACGCTGATGGCGGAGACGGCGCTTGCCGACGCCCATGCTGCCCGCCAGCGCTGGACGCAGGGGCGCCCGCTCAGTCGCCATGACGGCATCCCGATCGCGTGGAAGGACCTGTTCGACATTGCCGGCACGCGCACCAGCGCCGGTTCGCGCACCCGCGACGAGGTGCCGCCGGCGACGGTGGATGCGCCCGTAGTCGCGGCGACACGGCGCCTCGGCTTCATCCCGATCGGCAAGACCAATCTCAGCGAATTCGCCTTTTCCGGCCTTGGCGCCAACCCGCATTTCGGAACGCCGACCGCGGACCTGCCGGGGAGCGCGCGCATGCCGGGCGGCTCCTCCAGCGGCTCGGCGGTCGCCGTCCAGCGCGCAATTGTGTCGGCAGCGGTCGGCACCGACACGGCCGGTTCTGTGCGGGTGCCCGCCGCCTTTACCGGGTGTGTCGGCTACAAGGCCTCGCAGGCGCGTTACGACATGGCCGGCGTGTTTCCTCTGGCGGGCAGCCTCGACAGCCTCGGGCCACTTGCCAGCTGTGTCGCCGATTGCGTGACGATGGACGCGGCGATGCGCGGGGTTGCACCGCGACTCCTGCCGCTCACGCCGCCGCAGTTCGTTGTCGACGATTCCATACTGGACGACCCCGCGGTCACGGCGCCGGTTCGCGCGCATGTCGAGGATGTTCTGGCACGAGTGTCGTCATACGCGCCGATCCGTCGCCAGCGCGTCGAGGCCTGGCACCGTGCCCGCGAGGCCATTACGACTCTCGGCTGGCTTGGCGCCTATGAGGCGCGCCAGCTACATATCGACACGCTGACCGGCCCCAAGCGCGCCCTTGTCGATGCCCGCGTGCTAAGCCGGCTGGACGGAGCCGCCCACATCTCGGCCGAGGCGGCGGCGGAGCTCGTCGCGATCCGCGCACGGGAAATGCAGCGCCTGCGCGCTGAGCTCGCTGGCTCGATGCTGATCCTGCCGACCGTCAAACATACAGCCCCGCTGCTGGCCCCGCTGGAAGCGGATGCCGCGCGCTTCGCTGAGGTCAATGTCGCGACCCTGGCCCTGACGATGATCGCCAGCTTCCTCGACATGCCGGGTGTGGCGTTGCCCACGGGCTTCACGGCTGACGGCTTGCCGCTCTCGACCCACCTATGCGCGCTTTCGGGGCAAGACGACCACGTTCTCGCTCATGCGAAATGGCTTGAGCAGATTCTACTACGTTGA
- a CDS encoding MurR/RpiR family transcriptional regulator produces the protein MAETTLSQRILESYDDLTRQERRLADLLLENPDLLGLHSATEISDKATVSKATTARFFRRLGYPSFKTAQKKAREGANASEPRALPKGLERKVGRGQLADHLAGDVQNLVRTIETLRSDELNMAIHLLARAEKFWVVGFGDNYPLAHFARALLIRIKPDIRMIPIGGFSVPEEFASISPTDAMLALGVGRKTRNLRSIMRSAIHAGVQVIYLTDQAGRGSAEVANVTLRCRTRGVSVYESVVAPVSLITYLCSAVALRIGEQAIERLHFIEHIHEEWGDLVPGDL, from the coding sequence ATGGCCGAGACGACTCTTTCGCAGCGCATCCTTGAAAGCTATGACGACCTGACGCGGCAGGAGCGACGGCTTGCGGATCTCCTGCTGGAGAATCCCGATCTCCTCGGCTTGCACTCCGCGACCGAAATTTCCGACAAGGCAACCGTTTCCAAGGCCACGACCGCCCGCTTCTTCCGGCGGCTCGGCTATCCCAGCTTCAAGACAGCGCAGAAAAAGGCACGGGAAGGGGCCAACGCGTCCGAGCCGCGGGCGCTGCCCAAGGGGCTGGAGCGCAAGGTTGGGCGCGGCCAGTTGGCGGACCATCTGGCGGGTGACGTCCAGAACCTAGTGCGCACTATCGAGACGTTGCGCAGTGACGAGCTGAACATGGCTATCCATCTGCTGGCGCGGGCGGAAAAGTTCTGGGTGGTGGGGTTTGGCGACAATTACCCGCTAGCCCATTTCGCCCGCGCCCTGCTGATCCGCATCAAACCGGATATTCGTATGATCCCGATCGGCGGCTTCTCCGTGCCGGAAGAGTTCGCCTCGATCAGCCCGACCGACGCCATGCTCGCGTTGGGTGTGGGGCGAAAGACGCGCAATCTGCGCTCCATTATGCGCTCGGCGATCCATGCCGGGGTCCAGGTGATCTATCTCACCGATCAGGCCGGGCGCGGCTCGGCGGAAGTGGCCAATGTGACGCTGCGCTGCCGGACACGCGGCGTGTCGGTCTATGAGTCGGTCGTCGCCCCCGTGTCGCTCATCACCTATCTCTGCTCGGCGGTGGCCTTGCGGATCGGCGAGCAGGCTATCGAACGGCTGCACTTCATCGAGCACATTCACGAGGAGTGGGGCGACCTGGTGCCGGGCGACCTCTGA
- a CDS encoding ABC transporter substrate-binding protein translates to MGAIRRLSHGIAVAGAIGLSGITAAHAADIVWARYGDIDTLDPQKATSTLSLQVWSLIYDTLLATDKDGNPVPNLAKSWTVNGAGTEYVFTLNAGAVCHDGTPLDANDVKYTVDRAFDAAAPSVTKASWGPISKVEVVDPLTVKFTLDKPFVALVPFLADSFSSIVCDSNKGKEGFGTSSAIGSGPWKLVSWTKGDKIVLAKNGAYKNFGKLAANKGAPYMDGLVITVVPEPQARLAALKTGEVDIAEPPLDDVEALKASGALKIAVAGNTGQNVFWEFAAHRPPFNDARARLAVGYATDAAAAISLVYGDLSLPEACPVSRGVFGNDQEFCLKYRPNYDPEKAKALLKELGYGPAKPLETSMLVWTGGNRQKLAEVFQAQLAEVGIKANIEMMDIGTMNARVRQENETATGKGSMDMMTWSWYDPDILYALWHSPGAYRGYTSPELDKLLDETRVLTDPAARKAKVQEVFKYLLSKGIHIPLYTPGWEWVFAARPAVEGFQIAPFVYPVFNDVKIGDKKS, encoded by the coding sequence ATGGGTGCAATTCGCCGTCTATCTCATGGCATCGCCGTCGCGGGCGCGATCGGCCTTTCCGGCATCACCGCCGCGCATGCCGCCGACATCGTCTGGGCGCGCTATGGCGATATCGACACGCTGGACCCGCAGAAAGCGACCAGCACCTTGTCGCTCCAAGTCTGGAGCTTGATCTACGACACGCTGCTCGCCACCGACAAGGACGGCAACCCGGTGCCGAACCTCGCCAAATCATGGACGGTGAACGGCGCCGGCACGGAATATGTATTCACCCTCAATGCCGGGGCTGTGTGCCATGACGGCACGCCGCTCGACGCCAATGACGTGAAATACACCGTGGACCGCGCCTTCGACGCGGCCGCGCCGAGCGTGACTAAGGCGAGTTGGGGGCCGATCAGCAAGGTTGAGGTGGTCGATCCGCTGACGGTGAAGTTCACGCTCGACAAGCCATTCGTCGCGCTGGTGCCCTTCCTGGCCGACAGTTTCTCCTCGATCGTCTGCGATTCCAACAAGGGTAAGGAAGGCTTCGGCACCAGCTCCGCCATCGGCTCCGGCCCGTGGAAGCTGGTGTCCTGGACCAAGGGCGACAAGATCGTCCTGGCGAAGAACGGGGCCTACAAGAATTTCGGCAAGCTCGCGGCCAATAAGGGTGCGCCCTATATGGACGGCCTGGTCATCACGGTTGTGCCGGAGCCGCAGGCCCGTCTTGCCGCCCTGAAGACCGGCGAGGTCGACATTGCCGAACCGCCGCTCGACGATGTGGAGGCGCTCAAGGCCTCAGGGGCTCTCAAGATCGCGGTCGCCGGCAATACCGGACAGAACGTGTTCTGGGAGTTCGCCGCCCACCGCCCGCCCTTCAACGATGCGCGCGCCCGTCTCGCCGTGGGCTACGCCACGGATGCCGCCGCCGCGATCAGCCTGGTCTATGGCGACCTGTCTCTGCCGGAGGCCTGCCCGGTCTCGCGCGGCGTGTTCGGCAACGATCAGGAATTCTGCCTGAAGTACCGGCCGAATTACGACCCGGAAAAGGCCAAGGCGCTGCTCAAGGAACTCGGCTATGGCCCGGCCAAGCCGCTGGAAACCAGCATGCTGGTCTGGACCGGCGGCAATCGGCAGAAGCTTGCGGAGGTGTTCCAGGCGCAGCTCGCCGAGGTCGGCATCAAGGCCAATATCGAGATGATGGACATCGGCACCATGAATGCCCGCGTCCGCCAGGAGAACGAGACGGCGACCGGCAAGGGCAGCATGGATATGATGACCTGGTCCTGGTACGACCCGGACATTCTCTACGCCCTCTGGCACTCGCCCGGCGCCTATCGTGGCTACACCTCGCCCGAACTCGACAAGCTGCTGGACGAGACGCGCGTGCTGACCGATCCGGCGGCCCGCAAGGCCAAGGTGCAGGAGGTGTTCAAATATCTCCTGAGCAAGGGCATCCACATTCCGCTCTACACGCCGGGCTGGGAATGGGTGTTCGCCGCGCGGCCGGCCGTCGAGGGCTTCCAGATCGCGCCCTTCGTCTATCCCGTCTTCAACGATGTGAAGATCGGCGACAAGAAGTCCTGA